Proteins from a genomic interval of Paenibacillus sp. RC334:
- the rpsI gene encoding 30S ribosomal protein S9: MAQVQYYGTGRRKHSVARVRLVPGEGRIVINKRDINEYFGLETLKLIVKQPLNLTETVGSYDVLVIAHGGGISGQAGAIRHGISRALLKADPEFRPALKKAGFLTRDPRMKERKKYGLKAARRAPQFSKR; encoded by the coding sequence ATGGCACAAGTACAATACTATGGGACAGGTCGTCGTAAACATTCGGTAGCTCGTGTTCGTCTCGTACCGGGTGAAGGACGCATTGTCATCAACAAGCGTGATATTAATGAATATTTCGGTTTGGAAACACTCAAACTGATCGTAAAACAACCATTGAACCTGACTGAAACAGTGGGTAGCTATGACGTACTTGTTATCGCTCATGGTGGTGGTATCTCTGGTCAAGCGGGCGCAATCCGCCACGGCATTTCCCGTGCTCTGCTGAAAGCAGATCCGGAATTCCGTCCAGCTTTGAAAAAAGCAGGCTTCCTGACTCGTGACCCACGTATGAAAGAACGTAAAAAATATGGCCTCAAAGCCGCTCGTCGTGCTCCACAGTTCTCGAAACGTTAA
- the rplM gene encoding 50S ribosomal protein L13 has protein sequence MRTTYMAKPNEVERNWHIIDAEGKTLGRLASEAAALIRGKHKPQFTPHVDTGDFVVVINAEKIVLTGKKMEKKKYYRHSLHPGGLKVTVAQDMVKNKPERMLELAVHGMLPKTRQGEKMKLRLKAYKGAEHPHAAQKPEVYELRG, from the coding sequence ATGCGTACTACGTATATGGCGAAGCCAAATGAAGTTGAGCGCAACTGGCACATCATTGATGCCGAAGGCAAAACGCTCGGCCGTCTGGCAAGCGAAGCGGCTGCGTTGATTCGCGGCAAACACAAGCCACAGTTTACACCACATGTGGACACAGGTGATTTTGTTGTTGTAATCAATGCGGAGAAAATCGTATTGACTGGTAAGAAAATGGAGAAGAAGAAATACTACCGTCACTCCCTGCATCCGGGTGGTCTGAAAGTAACGGTTGCACAAGACATGGTTAAGAACAAACCTGAGCGTATGCTGGAACTGGCTGTTCACGGTATGCTTCCTAAAACTCGTCAAGGCGAGAAAATGAAGCTGAGACTTAAAGCTTACAAAGGCGCAGAGCATCCACATGCAGCACAAAAACCTGAAGTTTACGAACTTCGCGGATAA